Proteins from one Sphingomonas sp. HF-S4 genomic window:
- a CDS encoding MFS transporter, translated as MTLSKRRRWVLFALLLAAAMLNLIDRQIISVLKPVISRDLGWNDNDYGTLAAWFQGSAAAAFLLTGWIADRTGVKWANPLGVLTWSIAAIGHAWAVTMGQFTLVRAALGATEAMGTPSGIKTIATIFPAHQRSTAYGIWNAVGSVGGILAPLLIPLLAAFYSWRAAFVIAGLAGVVWAGAWLVAVRGVRFDVGAAPSVATAYAPILRERPTWAIAFAKALSDSTWWLMLFWMPDFFHRQFALEGTALGPPLAVAYAGAALGAMIAGALASRLLVRGRDLDRVRKGAMLVAGLAALPVPLALYSESLWGATAILALTLAGHQAFSTTLYAIIADVTPRAKVGRVTAFGAFCGNLGGMAIVKVAGAVLAAGLGYLPLFLFASISYLLAVAWIQLLLPSIRRAPQGLENISCPIEGTKDGSRR; from the coding sequence ATGACTCTGTCGAAGCGTCGCCGCTGGGTGCTGTTCGCACTGCTGCTCGCGGCGGCGATGCTCAACCTGATCGATCGCCAGATCATCTCGGTGCTCAAGCCGGTGATCTCGCGGGATCTTGGTTGGAACGACAATGACTACGGCACGCTCGCCGCCTGGTTCCAGGGCTCGGCGGCGGCCGCCTTCCTGCTGACCGGCTGGATCGCCGATCGCACGGGCGTCAAATGGGCCAATCCGCTTGGCGTGCTCACTTGGAGCATTGCTGCGATCGGCCATGCCTGGGCCGTGACGATGGGCCAGTTCACCCTTGTCCGCGCCGCGCTCGGCGCGACCGAGGCGATGGGGACGCCGAGCGGGATCAAGACGATCGCTACGATCTTCCCCGCGCACCAGCGCTCGACGGCCTATGGCATCTGGAATGCGGTCGGCAGCGTCGGTGGCATCCTCGCGCCGCTGCTCATCCCCCTGCTCGCCGCGTTCTACAGCTGGCGCGCCGCCTTCGTGATCGCGGGGCTGGCAGGGGTGGTCTGGGCCGGAGCGTGGTTGGTCGCGGTGCGCGGCGTCCGCTTCGACGTCGGGGCCGCGCCTTCGGTCGCCACAGCCTATGCCCCGATCCTCCGGGAGCGCCCCACCTGGGCGATCGCCTTTGCCAAGGCACTGTCGGATTCGACCTGGTGGCTGATGCTGTTCTGGATGCCGGACTTCTTCCACCGCCAGTTCGCCCTCGAAGGGACCGCGCTCGGGCCGCCGCTCGCGGTCGCCTATGCTGGCGCGGCACTCGGGGCGATGATCGCGGGCGCGCTCGCCAGCCGGCTGCTGGTGCGCGGCCGCGATCTCGATCGCGTGCGCAAGGGCGCGATGCTCGTCGCCGGACTCGCGGCGCTGCCGGTGCCGCTCGCGCTATATTCGGAGAGCCTGTGGGGCGCGACCGCGATCCTCGCGCTCACGCTGGCGGGGCACCAGGCCTTTTCGACCACGCTCTACGCCATCATCGCCGACGTTACCCCGCGCGCCAAGGTGGGCCGTGTGACGGCATTTGGAGCGTTCTGCGGCAATCTCGGGGGGATGGCGATCGTCAAGGTCGCCGGCGCGGTGCTGGCGGCGGGGCTCGGCTATTTGCCGCTCTTCCTGTTCGCGTCGATCTCGTACCTGCTCGCGGTCGCCTGGATCCAGTTGCTGCTCCCGAGCATCCGCCGCGCGCCGCAGGGACTGGAGAACATTTCGTGCCCGATAGAAGGCACCAAGGACGGCAGCAGGCGTTGA
- the epsC gene encoding serine O-acetyltransferase EpsC has product MQFPASPFAAEITVAVSGLNAARLAWREGQAGKHAVSRFPSPAELARAVEHLAAALYPVRLGGFAGGALREDDFVAERLGQAFAILAEQIARELDYWQGWCEAPFEPGQTETIVRLFAAALPEIRTLIDSDIEAAFVGDPAARTADEILIAYPGALATLHYRIAHQLFGLGAAIVARVISELANARTGIDIHPGATIGPRFFIDHGTGVVIGETAIIGTNVRLYQHVTLGARSPLGLASVGPRDRFARHPIVEDDVIIYAGATILGRVTIGRGSTIGGNVWLLRDVPPGSVVVQPEAVALDAATAQEITAELRTARA; this is encoded by the coding sequence ATGCAGTTTCCCGCCTCCCCCTTCGCCGCGGAGATTACCGTGGCCGTCTCCGGGCTAAATGCCGCGCGGCTCGCCTGGCGCGAGGGCCAGGCCGGGAAGCATGCCGTGTCGCGCTTCCCCTCACCTGCCGAGCTGGCACGCGCCGTCGAGCATCTCGCCGCCGCGCTCTATCCGGTGCGGCTCGGCGGGTTCGCCGGCGGCGCGCTGCGCGAGGACGATTTCGTCGCCGAGCGGCTGGGGCAGGCTTTCGCGATCCTCGCCGAACAGATCGCGCGCGAGCTCGATTACTGGCAGGGCTGGTGCGAGGCGCCGTTCGAACCTGGCCAGACCGAGACGATCGTCCGGCTGTTCGCCGCCGCGCTTCCCGAAATCCGCACGCTGATCGACAGCGATATCGAGGCCGCGTTCGTCGGCGACCCCGCAGCGCGCACCGCCGACGAGATCCTCATCGCCTATCCGGGCGCGCTCGCCACGCTGCATTACCGCATCGCGCACCAGCTCTTCGGGCTCGGCGCCGCGATCGTCGCGCGGGTGATTTCCGAGCTCGCCAATGCGCGCACCGGGATCGACATCCATCCCGGCGCGACGATCGGCCCGCGCTTCTTCATCGATCACGGCACCGGCGTGGTGATCGGCGAGACCGCTATCATCGGCACCAACGTCCGGCTCTATCAGCATGTCACGCTGGGCGCGCGCAGCCCGCTCGGCCTTGCCAGCGTCGGCCCACGCGATCGCTTCGCCCGGCATCCCATCGTCGAGGACGACGTCATCATCTATGCCGGCGCGACGATCCTGGGGCGCGTCACGATCGGGCGCGGCAGCACGATCGGCGGCAATGTCTGGCTGCTCCGCGACGTGCCGCCGGGCAGCGTCGTCGTCCAGCCCGAGGCCGTGGCGCTCGACGCCGCGACCGCGCAGGAGATCACTGCCGAACTGCGAACCGCACGCGCATGA
- a CDS encoding formylglycine-generating enzyme family protein has translation MRQQSTAGMRRIPGGAFTMGSELFYPEERPLRRVRVEDFWIDETPVTNRQFAEFVEATGYRTFVEIAPDPRDYPGLAPEAAMAGSLVFQRTATPVPLDDFGQWWAFVAGADWRHPTGPESDADPDHPVVHVAFADAEAYAAWAGKALPTEAEFEFAARGGREGAEYAWGDELAPGGATLANYWQGLFPFANQRADGGYRTTPVGSYPANGYGLHDMIGNVWEWTRDWYSVPKSVRPARGKSPCCAIPDPRGGNLRGSVDPAQPGVPLGRKVLKGGSHLCAANYCQRYRPAARHAQSIDSATSHIGFRCVVRG, from the coding sequence ATGCGCCAGCAATCCACCGCCGGCATGCGCCGGATCCCCGGCGGCGCCTTCACGATGGGGTCAGAACTTTTCTATCCCGAGGAACGCCCACTCCGCCGCGTGCGCGTCGAGGATTTCTGGATCGACGAGACTCCGGTGACCAACCGCCAGTTCGCCGAATTCGTCGAAGCGACCGGCTATCGCACCTTCGTCGAGATCGCGCCCGATCCACGTGATTATCCGGGCCTTGCGCCCGAGGCGGCGATGGCGGGGTCGCTCGTCTTCCAGCGCACCGCGACGCCGGTGCCGCTCGACGACTTCGGCCAATGGTGGGCGTTCGTCGCCGGCGCCGACTGGCGGCACCCGACCGGGCCCGAAAGCGACGCCGATCCGGATCATCCCGTCGTCCATGTCGCTTTTGCCGATGCCGAGGCCTATGCCGCCTGGGCGGGCAAGGCACTGCCGACCGAGGCCGAGTTCGAATTCGCCGCGCGCGGCGGTCGCGAGGGCGCCGAATATGCCTGGGGCGACGAACTGGCCCCCGGCGGCGCGACCCTCGCCAATTACTGGCAGGGGCTGTTCCCCTTCGCCAACCAGCGCGCCGATGGCGGCTATCGCACCACCCCCGTCGGCAGCTATCCGGCCAACGGCTATGGCCTGCACGACATGATCGGCAATGTCTGGGAGTGGACGCGCGACTGGTATTCGGTGCCGAAGAGCGTCCGGCCGGCCCGGGGCAAGAGCCCGTGCTGCGCGATCCCCGATCCACGCGGCGGCAACCTGCGCGGCAGCGTGGATCCCGCCCAGCCCGGCGTGCCGCTCGGCCGGAAGGTGCTCAAGGGCGGCTCGCACCTGTGCGCCGCCAATTACTGCCAGCGCTACCGCCCCGCCGCGCGCCACGCCCAGTCGATCGACAGCGCGACCAGCCATATCGGCTTCCGCTGCGTGGTTCGAGGCTAG